In Leptolyngbya sp. FACHB-261, a genomic segment contains:
- a CDS encoding SDR family oxidoreductase, translating to MTSTVLITGASQGIGKATALLFARKGYNLVLAARHADPLATVSQEIEALGRAALTVPTDVTDPNQVAALVQKSLDHYGSIDVLINNAGLYISGPVHQFSLEDWHRALDLNVWGYIHTIQALLPHFIERGKGTIVNLSSIGGKVPVPYLVPYCTSKFAVAGLTQSLHSELEPKGIHVAGIYPNLIKSDFMQRAIFRGEDEQDAKDRREQLEQVLSVPVVEKPEDVAKAIWDAVENKRAEVLVGSANMSKASYQLFPGFMQWLFRQTFKKPIKA from the coding sequence ATGACTTCCACGGTACTGATCACAGGCGCATCTCAGGGTATTGGCAAAGCGACTGCCCTCTTGTTTGCCCGCAAGGGGTATAACCTGGTGCTAGCCGCCCGTCATGCTGACCCCTTGGCAACTGTATCACAAGAGATAGAAGCTCTGGGTCGTGCAGCCCTGACCGTTCCCACTGATGTAACCGATCCTAATCAGGTTGCAGCCTTGGTCCAAAAGTCTCTAGACCACTATGGCTCCATAGATGTCCTGATCAACAACGCGGGTTTATACATTTCGGGTCCAGTCCATCAGTTCTCTTTAGAGGATTGGCATCGGGCTCTCGATCTCAATGTATGGGGTTACATCCATACCATTCAGGCCCTGCTGCCCCACTTTATAGAGCGAGGCAAGGGCACAATCGTTAATCTCAGTTCGATTGGTGGCAAAGTACCTGTGCCTTATCTAGTTCCCTATTGCACTAGCAAGTTTGCAGTGGCCGGGTTAACCCAATCCTTACACTCGGAGCTAGAGCCTAAAGGTATTCATGTCGCTGGTATTTATCCAAACCTGATTAAAAGTGACTTTATGCAGCGGGCTATCTTCCGGGGCGAAGATGAACAGGATGCAAAAGATCGCCGTGAGCAACTAGAGCAGGTGCTCTCCGTGCCTGTTGTCGAAAAGCCAGAAGACGTGGCTAAGGCAATTTGGGACGCCGTTGAGAACAAGCGGGCTGAGGTTTTGGTTGGCTCTGCCAATATGTCCAAAGCTTCTTATCAACTGTTTCCTGGCTTTATGCAATGGTTATTTAGACAAACGTTCAAGAAGCCAATCAAAGCTTAG